One genomic window of Psychrobacter cibarius includes the following:
- the nfuA gene encoding Fe-S biogenesis protein NfuA has protein sequence MSEHNQAESQLDQSADYESALDTEQTVAKSNITITESAQSYLADLLSKQDTDGIGVRIFVEHPGTPRAECCMAYNQPGEEDSADLRFTYDSFSAFIEAASVPYLEDAVIDYNKDRFGGQLTFRAPNSKVPKVGADASVEERINYVLQSEINPGLAAHGGDVQLLELIDEEGVGLTAVLKFGGGCQGCSAVDMTLRQGVEVQLKQQIPELTQVIDETDHTRTENAYYK, from the coding sequence ATGAGTGAGCACAACCAAGCTGAGAGCCAACTAGACCAGTCAGCAGACTATGAATCAGCGCTAGATACTGAGCAAACTGTAGCAAAGAGCAATATTACTATTACTGAGTCAGCCCAAAGCTACTTAGCAGATTTGTTATCCAAGCAGGATACCGATGGTATCGGCGTGCGTATTTTCGTTGAGCATCCAGGTACGCCGCGTGCAGAGTGCTGTATGGCTTATAACCAACCGGGCGAAGAGGATAGCGCTGACCTGCGTTTTACGTATGACAGTTTTTCTGCCTTTATCGAAGCGGCGTCTGTTCCTTATTTAGAGGATGCGGTGATTGATTATAATAAAGACCGTTTTGGTGGTCAGCTGACTTTCCGTGCACCAAACTCTAAAGTACCTAAAGTGGGTGCGGATGCCAGTGTCGAAGAGCGTATCAACTACGTATTGCAGTCAGAGATTAATCCCGGTCTGGCCGCCCATGGTGGTGACGTACAGTTGCTTGAGCTGATTGATGAAGAAGGCGTTGGTCTGACTGCGGTCTTGAAATTCGGTGGTGGTTGCCAAGGCTGTTCAGCCGTTGACATGACCTTACGTCAAGGCGTTGAAGTGCAGCTGAAACAACAAATTCCAGAGCTGACCCAAGTGATTGATGAAACCGATCATACCCGTACCGAAAACGCTTACTATAAATAG